In Fusarium fujikuroi IMI 58289 draft genome, chromosome FFUJ_chr02, the genomic stretch AGCTGGAGTTTTCGGGAGAGATTCtgacggagaagaaggatctcgTTGTTGCGTGCTGGGCCTGCAAGGGATTTGTACTCGAACAGACTACATAGATAGTATTCACCGGCCGAACCTAGGGGCGGCAGAGGCAATGCTAAACTTATCCTATGCAGTGATCAAGTTCTCAGTGATGAGTCTAATTGCAACCAACAGTCTAGCTCACGACTTCGGTCATGTGAAGTTAGTGCTGTTTGCATCAACCAGGAGGACTGCTTTCAAAAGAGGATACAGATGCCACTTATATATTCCTTCAGGATTTCAACATAAGTTAATTTTTCAGTGAGACTGGACATCAAATGAGTTATGCATTATCATCATAACTATGCTATTAAACTAAGAACCCAATTACGAGACGTCATCCATATAGATCTTCCCTCTATACCGTCTGTAACCTAATATGCAAAAACCACCCCATCTATGCGCCGAATCTATTTTACAAACTCTTCGATTACCAAGCAAGGTCCTTGGCTATTTTACCACACGAGAGACCAGAGCAAGAAGAGTATAGGCTCTCATCCTGCTCAGTCTTGGTAGCAGACTTATCCAGAATTTGCTGCGCGGGTCGAATCTCTCGGCCAGCAACACCTTCGAGCTTGCGGTGGTGCTCGACTAGTTGATACACTTGGTTCTGGAACTGGAGAGGGGTCTGGTCAACGAGGACACCGGCGCGGAGGTTCTTCTCGGCGGGGGCTTCTTGCTCGCTGGCTGTTTGCTGGAGAatctcctcgaccttcttgaaGTCTGATTCGCTGGCGCTCTTGTGGCGGTAGACTTCATATTGTAGTTGAGACTTGGTGGCTGATGTAGGGACACAtcgcaagaggaagaagaagtgagGACTGGAATGGTTAGTTATTGCTCGTTACACTCTGTTTGACAGGGAAACTTACGAGATGGTCATGGAAGCgttggggaagaagaagtcgttgGCAACCGTTTTCTTCTCAGCGGCGTTCTCAAAGTTATCAATGTTGCTACCAGTGCAAGACTTGTCGGCCAATGTCTTCCAGTTGAAGCTGCTAGTGTCTTGCTTGACATGATCAAACTTGTAATCGTCAAAGTTGAAAGATCCATGGTTCGCTGATTGGCTGAGGTCCTCGCTCCATGGGTTCTCAGGCACGGCCTTGGCGTCCATGTTGACCCAGATAAAGCCCTTGGCATCAACGTGAGTgtgaagagggaagagaccGTTCTTGGAGCGATCAAAACCAGGAAGATCCTGATACAGAGGAGCCTTGGCAAGCTGGCCGTTCATACCATAAGACCAGCCGTGATACTTGCATGACAAGACGTTGTTCTGGCCATTATCCTTGACAACGACGGGAAAAGCACGGTGACGGCAGATGTTGTGAAAGCCCCTGATGGTACCTTCTGCATTtcggatgaggaagaagtcgaaaCCAGCTTCGGCGTATCGAACCCAGGCTCCAGTCTGGTCGAAGCGCATCTTGTGAGTGAGCAGGATCCAtttctttgagaagatggctcTTCGCTCAAGTTCGTAGATGTCGTCTGACTTGTACCATGTTGAGGGGAGGGGTTGAGTGAGGGGTGCAGCGGCGGGGATGGCTCTTGAGATAAGGTTTTCCTTTTGTGGTTTAGATAGTGTCCTCACGACGAGGGCGATGGCAGCCGCTatggcgaagaagatgagtgTACCGAGAGTCAACATGTTGTTGCTGGAGGTCAGAGTACCTTGGAGTGATGGATGTTTACCGATCTACTGCTGAGGGGGACATGTcaatctatatatttactacGCGTGTCATTGATCTAGACCCGGCCTACATTCTGTTCCCATGGTCAACGCCACTTTGGGCCCAAACAATGATAGAATGATTGCAAGATAAACGGTCATCCCGCTAGGCACCCGGTCATGTGATCGGTGATAAGGACATTTCCTCTAGTCCCAGCGACAAATGCCAATGACGGGATTGGGCGCAGATCAAGTGGACCATGGAGTTTCTTCCGCGCTTGAACGGTTCCACGCCGTCAAACCCGGGTCACATTCCCCTCTTGTATCGAAGCAAGGTCGTAGTGACGCATCAGCTGGCTGAAGCCATCCGCGGTACTTGTATTACAATTTCCTATCGTGTTCTAGGTTATCGCACCCCGCATCTTTCGACCTCCGCATTTCGCTCAGAGATACCGGACTTTTGTGTCCGTGCCCCGATGTTTTGGTCCTTGTTCGGCATCGGTAAATCGCAGCCGGCTGCGGGGAGTGCTCTGCTATCTATCTCTGAGCTCAACGTGCGCGTGGCACGGCATTTCAATTGCTTCTAGATAACGGAACGTGGTGTTTTTGGTGTTCTGGACCTTTTCTAGAATTTTAATGTTACATAAATATGCGTCGCTTCCCGGAGTATCACCGGCCGCTATGCCAATAAACGGTAGCTTGCCGGCGACTGACAGCTCAGAGGGCACCAGGTGACTTTCATGACGGCCCAATTGCTTGATACCGCCGTTGCATCTTTCCAAACACGGGTTCGCCTGCATGAGGAATATGTTTTTGACGTTGAGGGATAAAAAAACGAGCATCTGCCGTTGGTCTGCTTCTATTAACATGGACTACTGATATAGTCACCTTGTCGCGCGATAAGATCCCGAGATCGGCCAGTCCATTCTCCGCAATGGTATAAATACCCAAAATGCGCCCCGATAAGCTTTCAGCTACAGTGGACAGCTCGCAAATCCCATCTTGTTACACATCGGACATGTCTTAATTACCCTACGAGGTGATTGGTAAAGTCACAGAGTCTCGTTATTTACCAAGTCCGACCATCACCAAAGGGAGATTgcttataactatatatcaGTGAACACTAATTGATCTTACAGAAACTGAAGATTTGTTGATATCGTGAAAATCTAGGTAATCGATAAATTTCGTAACGGGACATAATTGAACGTGGTTGGAGATGCtgtaattaagatattaccATGTTAGCCAATAACAGCGTATAATGGTTCAAGCCATACGAAATGAGGCCAGTATGATGTTTATTGCCCTTTTTGTTGTCATGATTTGATGTTAATGACATCAAATGTCGTAAGAGTTTCATGTCACAATTACACCGAGGTCTTCTTTATATGGAGCTACAGCTATGATTGGGTAATAACCTAGCTGGAATTTAATACATTCATCTTGAACTCACAGATCTGAGGGTTAGTTCTGCTCTCGGGCCACATTTACATGATTCCCTGTTAGATATAGGGATGTACAACAACTACTCATTACCATGTTCAATATACAGACCCCCCAGTCGTTTTTTTCTATTAGCAGGACTCTGCAATCTGAACGCACGATGAACCAGAATATCCAACTATAGCGAGGACCCCATACACCGCTCTATGGGTTCGGTTGCAGGCAGTATGGTCGATTACAGGAGTGGTTTAGCATTAAGTTTATACATACTCGATCCCAGAGAGCACAGTCTTATGTAATATCTTGAAAGCGTTCCTTGTTAACACCGGCAGTTTACACTTGTCTTTTTCTAGTCGCAATGCAGCAGCTTctatctctctctcttctcgtcaGGAACTGCCTCCAACTGAAGTCCTGAAATTACATCTTAGCGCTTGAAGTGCAGCAAACGATTTCAACACTTTACCAGGGCTAAGGGGGTGGAGTGTCAGCTAAGTCAGACAATCCAGATGCTCGTGTTGTGACTAACTTGGAGGCGCAAGCAATCCTGTGTAACGAAACTCGGGGCACTCATTAATTTCTCTTACAACATAGACGTCATGCCACAAAGAGGCGTTATGGCTTATATTCGATATAACTGACTATAAAGCAGTCGAGTAAGTATCACTGGTATATCATGGCTACGTGAATAACAGTGAATGACGATGGAAGTACAAGCAAAGGGAAGACTGATTGAAGATAATGGTATGTATTAGTCTTCCGAATTAAAGGAAGAACTCTATCTAAAGGACTCCGAGGCCGCTTGATAATGTATGTAACGAAGAAGTATTAACCCAGTGAGTTGATCCATGAAACCAGGACGTCAGCCGTTGATCTGGTCTTATCAAATGCCACTGGAAGCAAAGCTGATGACAAGGCTACCAATTTACTTGGCGCAGACCTTGGCGTACAGGTTGACGGGGCTAGGGCAGCCGTAGACCTTCTTCATGCTGGGGGTGCTGTAGCACTTGGCATCGTTGGCCTTGCAGTCGAACTTCTCGCAACCCTCACCAGGGCTCAAGATGTTGTGCTTGTCAGCAAAGGGGTTGCCGTACTCAGTGCTGAACTCGTCTGAATCGAAATGTTAGTTGATGTTTGTCATAAAACAAGGCAGCAGGGAAAACATACAGTAAACGTTGTTGGGCTGAGACTCGGAAGAGTagccgaagaagagaggcttgGTGAGAGTTCGGGTGGTGGCAATCTTGATGGTAGAACCAGAGGCACGGAGATCCTCAGAGAATCGCTGGCCGGGCTTGACAGTGGTCAAGGGGCCGGGAGCACCGCCGCCGTAGGGGAAAGACTGGACGTAGATGGTGTTGGTGCAGTCGTTGATGACGTTGGCCTtgttggcagcagcagcagagccGAAGACGGCGGCGAGGGCGGTGAAAGCAGCGAACTTCATGATGACGGTTTAGAGTTGGGTATGGAAAATTTTGATGTGAGGGGTTGTGATGTAGAAGATTGAGAGTGAATGAttagatgagatgagatgagatgagatgataaAAGTGAATCGAAGCTGGGTAAATATATGCCTTTATATTATGTGAGAATTGGGATCTGACCTCTGGGCTTCTCGAATAGGATACGAAGTACTGTGCACTAGCTGCGCCCTAATATCACCTATACGAAGTATGATCCATCGTCTTGTCCGGAGAAACTCTGGCCTCGTGATATTTCTGCGGGGTCGTCAAGATCAGCAAATGCAAGGAAAATCCAGCCCAGCTCTGCAGTGGACTGCATGCCGAAACATCCGACTGCTCTGTGCGTCATGTTATTATCGCATGGGTTTTTGCATTAAGAATTATGCTTAGCTCGTATTCACAGGGCGGGTGGGTTATTATTAGATGAGCCAGGGGATGATCATGGCCCTACCCGTGCATCGTCCGCCCCGCTAGTCCTGGATTGGGATTATGCTTCTTTGTTGAGCGGTGCGATCGGACATTTCGACGTAATGGTCACAGCATGGTTCACAAGGACGGCGGGTATGTCATTTGTGCCTGACTCTGTGACTAGCTAGATCGGTGGATTAAGCCCAGCCTCAGCCGTGTACTGCATGCACAGAGAGGACAGTGACGCCATTGTGCATCTCTGGTGAACAGGTCTAATAAACAGGCAGCCTCACGGTCTCACCGCATTATCAGTATGAGTAAGATTGACCGCTCAAACGTGCCAGCGCTGTAAGAACACGGACTCATCTTGTCTATGCATTTACTATGGACTCATTTCCAGAAGGAACCAGACGATAAATGGGCCAGAAAGCTCAACAGAATTGCCATGCCGAGCCAAGCCCATTACGGGACTACGGGTACCAAATCTTGAAAAAGTGGCAGCTCGAGCGGGTCTGGACGTCATTCGTGGACGCCGAGGCGGGGGAGGCTGGGCTCTACCGTCGGGTCCGGCAGACACTGAAAAACTTGCCGTAATTTAAAGCCGACGGTGGAACCATAATCAGTGCTCGGAATCTCGCGCACGAGCTGCAACTATAGGGTAATTTTCACAAGTTCAACGTGACCATGACGCTCTTCTAGACTGGGGGCGTGGTTTTGAGTCCATGGTTCGTGTTGCATCCGTAGTTCGTATTGTAATTGACTTTCACCGTTAGGGTAACCTGCTCGTTCTAGAattgagagaaaagaaagtgATTGACCGACTTCCGAGCCTAACAACTGATCCCCGTGTGTAGTCTCTTGGGTGCATCGTTACATCACACCACTAACTTTTAATTGTATTTTTAGCCAACGAGGGCCTTTATGGGCGATTCCTGCGTGGCTGAGGATCTTTAAGTGCATGCATGGTCAGCTGACTGCGTCGATAGCCTCATTCACCTAATTGTACCAGATTTGCGCTGGGAAAATACCTCACAATTATCTGCATTCAGATTCTGGATTTTGTTGATTGACTGTGTTGATGACTCGCCAGCTGAGTCAATAAAGCCTCACTGATTATTCAAAATTACCGCACAGAATGCAACCAATCATCTGATCGGCATAGTAAGACGCGAGATTATCCAGCTGAGcttttattaagcttaaaagccaATGCAATACTTTTTTAGAAAATGACAAATTGTACCAGGAGTTTTGCTACCATGTACGGAGTAACATATACACCAATACAGAACAAGGCAATTCCAACGAGGTAGTGAGTGGATTCGCGCATAAGAGTTGGTTATAAAGCGGTGATGGTGCAGGGAATTGCGCGACCGCTGATCGCATTGAGCATCTTTGCCACTGCCAATTACATTCACTTCAAACACCTCTAGTGAGTTATCTTCAGATACAGACGCTAACTTTGAGGAGTAGAGGGACCCCTGATTCCCCATCTGTCATCGACCTTGACACGAAAAACAAACTTCAGCGGGTCATATCTGAGGCATCGATATAGCAAAAGGTCATCCTAGGTCAATGGCACCCCGAAATCCAGGATACCTGGTTCCAAAACTACTGTTTTATCTGTCGCGTACAAACCTTTCGATATATTGACATTGTTTCTCCACCATCCTCGCAGGTTCATCAGTGACGAGACTGATTATGGTCCCAGTATCGCTGGGGTATAATGACGTCTGCTGTATAGGAATGCTCTTGCTCGATAGTGCCCTACTTGGGATGCGCCTTTTGCTCGCATTGCTAAAAGCTTGATCATAAGAATTGAGACGGCGTTGAGAATACCAGCCAAAGCCATTCGAGGCACTCTTATTGAATTACTCAACTATCCCATCTAGTTGGCTCTCATCTGCGCCAATATGTCTGGCAAGGCCTTTGAGACTTGAATCCTTGGATAAGGTTGGCGAACCGAACTTACGGACTATTTCGGTCTGGAGGCTGGCAGAAGGCGGCCCAACATTAATTTTCTGTTAGGACGGGATCAACAATACTGCAATATGTCTCCTCTAGGCTCTAGCGCCATAGTATCTTTAGACTCATCCAACTACCGCCGTTAGGACTGACCAATCTAAGCCTTATATTGTAAGGAATCTATTCCTCACCAGCAGAAGATCAAGTCATTCTTCCCAACTTCTGGAGGTATCTATCTGATAATGTTGGCTTCTGGTTGACGCGTGCAGACTTGCGAGGGCAGATTCCACAACTGTAGCATTGGTGACTTGATCAAAGGAGGCCAGTTTTTCATTATTGAATCAACAGAGACTGAGAGACATATCGAGGTTAGTAGAAGCATTGGCTTTTCAACACTTGAAACATTCGTCTTCTGTGCCTCCATGCTCTTACAGCCGACCATGAGGCTTCAATGAACCCAAGGCAGCTGGAACAGAGTGCCCAATAAAGACCAAGATGATGCTGTAGAGGTAAGTATCAATTGTAACATGTGTCTCAGAGCCTACCCAGGAGTAATTCATAGACTACCAGCAGGGACCTGCGTTTTATTTCTTCCTGTCTTCCTCCTGCATTTACCGGCGTTAATCAGAGAAAATGACTGTATGCAGGTCAACGAAATTCTATCAGAGTTGCTGTTGCTAGAACGAACATAGCTGGAGTAACCTGCTGCCATATCCTGGAATACCCTCAGACTGGTCTTTAATCTCGGCAATGATATCTTCTTTATCTTCCAAAGAAGCAAAGCTTCACCAGCGATATTGCCATGTCCACCATGTTGCCAAGCGATGTGCTCGGCTCCTCACCTCCGAGGAGGAAAACTTGAATGCATTCATTCGCTTTGGTACACCTGCGCTGATACGGTCTCCAGATGTATTGAGCAACCGACTATGGTCACTGCCCTTGtcatcagaccttgataaaAGCATCACTACTAATAATCCCCAGTATCTGGTGCAACGGTCTTAGCCTTAGCGGGTGAGCCTGCTTCCTAAAATCAAAACAGCAACAAGCGCGCCGGCTTTATTTGATAGTCCGTGATTACTAAGCACATATTTAAATCTCACTAATCATAAAACTGTATTTGCTAACCACCGTGTTATCACAGAGTCGCATTCGGcatattttaagttaatgCTGAGTTCGACGCACCGCACTTAAACCAGCGGAAGAGTCGGAACTCTCAAAACCTATTTCTCTGCCGGGGTTTAACTGATTGCTGCCAAGGCGATTCATATAAATACCGCACGCCATCATAAATTCGCCCCTTCAATCATGTTCTATATTCATTCTCGCACCAGGCTATTGCGTGAGAGGAAGGCCGAGGCGAGATCTTCGAACAGTATAATTCTTTCCGGTCACTTGACACTCCAACGCTGCAGTCATGTCGAACTCGCATCTGCCCAATTCCCACGAAGAGGTTACTCCAGCGTGGAGGCCTTACAAATTCCCTAGAATTCCATTGCCCGATGCAATTAAAACAAGCCCTGTAGCAGACTCTGATGGACATAAATACAGTGGTAGCGTCCCACCAGACTGGTGCGGCAAGGGTGCGTCATTCAGAGTACATGAATCCATAACATGGAATTAATGATCAATTTGTAGGTGGTCGGCGACTTGCAGCCCATGGTGGGTATTGCGCCACAGttctgatgatgacagcgCGGCAATATCACCATGACAAGCACGGAAGCCTCGAGAACATGGAACCTCTGAACATATCCGTGGAGTACCTCGAACCATTACCTCAGGGTCAATTCGAGATTGCCCTTGAAACTCTGAGCATTGGTAAGCGAACTTCGACTGTTGAAGCCAGGCTCAAGTCGTTGGAAGCCTATGAAGATAAGGTCTGCACTATTGCCATAGTAAGGCTTGGTACATTGAAAGACAACGGTCAGGTAATCAATATGCAACCGTCAGTTTGGCCATTGCCCGATCGAATGAAGGATTGTACTCGGTGGTCAGATGCAGGCTACTATTATATGAACCCCCCTGCGTCGACGATAAGGACGTACACACCCAAGGGCGACAACGCGCCACTGTGGAGCAAAAAGTTCGGAGGCCAGAACACCAGATATCAGTGGGTGAAACTGGACAATGATAAAAAGTTCGGCTTAGAGCACTTGCCAGTACTGGCGGACTTGGTAACCACTACATGCCGATTGTTCTGTGACCAACGCTAACATACTTTCCACTACAGGTTCCTcccatcttcctcaactATGACGAGAATGGGATGGAGGCCGCCAGCAGCTGGGGTATGCCCACCACCGCTATGAGCATTATGTTCCGGTCTGAAGTTACTTCACAGGACTGGCTCCTCACTCGAACCACGATGAAGAGATTACACGGTGGGCGGTTTGATATGAAcatcgagatcctcaatGAAGATGGAAAACTACTTGCTTCTTGCGTACAGATTTGTTCTGTTATACCTCTTGGAAAGCCTAATCCCCAGACTCCAGGAAAGCTTTAGACAACCCATAGCGAAGTGAACAAGAAGCTCTTCGAAACCTTCAGATAGTGCCATATATAGTAGTTGTTCCGCTGGTGATAGTTGACCCTCCTGTGAATAAAGTACGCGTGGAAAGAACCGTCCGCGAAGTCGTGTAAACATCCTTAGTGACCGTCGTAGGCTGCGTGCTAGTAACAACAACGGTGTTGTAGCGAGTGTTTGGCACGGTCCTAGTGCTAGTGGTAGTAACTGTGTTGAAGTTGGTAGATGTAATAAATTGTGTCTTGTACACATAAACAAGATGATCGAAGTTGGTAACAATGTAAGTCTTCACTTGAGTAGTGGTAGCAGCCTGATGATTTGTCTGAGCCACGATCTGAGAGCTAGTGATCGTAGTAGTGGTGGACAGAACGGAAGTGCTAGTCTTCTTATCTGTGATAACGGTACTTAGGCGGTTGGTAACCGTCGAAGTCACGTCTCGGGTCTGAGCAGTAATGACTGTCTCGGAAGATTTGGCTGTGACTTTTGTAGTGACGGCTGCAGCGGGCTTCGTAATTAGGCATGAGCAAGCACTGCTGACGGCACTCGGTGACTTGTTGGGCAAATAACTAGGCACTGATACAGCCTGTACTGCTCTCTTTCGGCGCTATTCAGGCTTGGATGAAGTTAGTAATATGCGTGTGGTCTTTGCAAGATATATGGTACACTTACAGGAGTGGCAGAAGTACACCCTAGATCATAGAGTGTTGTACCAGAAGATGTGTCTACCGCAACCGTATCCTCACTAGATAGATGGTCAGCTAGAATGTCTACAAAAGGCTATTCACTAAGCTCTAGATATCGGTGTACTCGGAAATGGGAGATATAGTACGAGCATCTTGTACTGCTGAGCCCAAAGTACCGATAGCTGTTGCGGATTTCCTTACACTCGCCGAAGCTAATTGAGACGCCTCTTATGTCCACAGGTGTAGATCCTGAACTACCAACAACACCGCAATGAACTTCGGCTAAGGGTATGTCAGTAGGAGCTCAGAGATGAAACGGACACTAAGAGAACGTACCTTCAGGGATGACTACCACAGATGCTGCTGCACTACACCAAGTTAGTCGTCGCTTTCGACAGGAACTCCTGAGGCTTACGTGGCCCAGAAAGAGTTGGTTTTAGTATATATCCCCACGACAGAGTTCATGGAAGGTACTCACGTAGTATAAAGGATGGTAGAAACAGTGGTTGTACCGCCAGTGTAAACAACGCTTGCTGGAACAACGGTTGTAATAGCTGTATCAACAACCGTGGTGACGGTTGTAGCAGCCGCTTTAGTGGTAGTCTGAGTTACTTGCTGCGTAATTGTTCCGACCCTCTGCAGGGTATATGTATCGCTTGGGGTAGCCGTGCTGATGAAACTACTTGTGGCTGTCTGATAATCCGTGATAAAAGCGGTACTCGTTCTTGTTATGACAGTCGAAACTGTGGCTATTTTGGTAGATAGGTTCACAACGGTTACGGTGGTTCTGACTGTAGTGACGGCGGCTATAGTGGTCTTGGTACTCTTTGTAACGAATACCGTCTTGGTGCTATCTGGAGTCACAGTGGATGTGATGGTGCTTTGGGTGTAGGTAGAGCAGAACGCGGATCCATtgaccttctcttcttgaccattAAGTCAGATATCCCTCCGTTTGAGTTACCACTGTACCTCTCGGTGATAGCGGGTAATGCACTTGCTGCACAGATAAACAGCAGCGCCAGCGCTTTCTTTAATGAGACCATCTTTGCCCAACAGAGACTCCAAAAATATTAAACGTTTCGCAAGATGACTTGGTATAAGATTGCATGACTGGCACGGTCTTGAGGTATACTTGTGCTCAGACTTTACATCTTCATCGTTTCTTGTGTTTCAGCTGCAATCGAGTAAGCCCTCTTCAATAGTTCAATTGTCGTTAAGGTCTGATTCTGTTCTGGGCTTTTAAAATGGAGCTATCCCAGCTTAGGAAGTCGCTAAGTGCTAGTAAATGGCCTGACACATCCAATAGTCCTTTGTCACAGGAATGGTGAGGCTTGAACTAGGTTAAATGTGGTAATTTTAGTAGAGTTGAAATGTCGTATCGGGCAGTTCATGCAGCTAGTAGAGGCTCTCAAAGGCCTCGATTGCGCTACTCTGCAGAATTTAACGGTTCTTGGTGTTCTGGCGTACACCGACTTCTTGAGTGAAATGTGACTTGACACATAGATACCACGATAGTTCACCTTGCCAAAGCTCAGAAACAAAGGTACTAGTAGTTAATCATTCTGGAGTAGGTGCTGAGATTAATTCTGATTtgtaagagatataataaaaaataaagtccTAAGACTTAAAGAAGGGCTAAAAGTccgacaagaagagaaagtaCACCAGATGTCTGCTTGATAGCACCACTAATAATAGGGACAGTGCTGGGGTAAGAGCCCTTAGAACCAGAAGATCCAGAACCCTCTGTGTCTCCTTGAGAACCAGAGCTGGAACCTCCGTTTGAAccactgctgctgcctcCACTAGAACCCCCACTTAAACCTCCATTGGAGCCCGAGCTTGACCCCCCGTTTGAGCCTGAGCTTGATCCTC encodes the following:
- a CDS encoding related to choline monooxygenase, which produces MLTLGTLIFFAIAAAIALVVRTLSKPQKENLISRAIPAAAPLTQPLPSTWYKSDDIYELERRAIFSKKWILLTHKMRFDQTGAWVRYAEAGFDFFLIRNAEGTIRGFHNICRHRAFPVVVKDNGQNNVLSCKYHGWSYGMNGQLAKAPLYQDLPGFDRSKNGLFPLHTHVDAKGFIWVNMDAKAVPENPWSEDLSQSANHGSFNFDDYKFDHVKQDTSSFNWKTLADKSCTGSNIDNFENAAEKKTVANDFFFPNASMTISPHFFFLLRCVPTSATKSQLQYEVYRHKSASESDFKKVEEILQQTASEQEAPAEKNLRAGVLVDQTPLQFQNQVYQLVEHHRKLEGVAGREIRPAQQILDKSATKTEQDESLYSSCSGLSCGKIAKDLAW